A window of Rhododendron vialii isolate Sample 1 chromosome 13a, ASM3025357v1 contains these coding sequences:
- the LOC131314427 gene encoding F-box/LRR-repeat protein At1g55660-like: MAGDDRITALPESVLVHILSFLPVRDAIKTEALSKRWQFLWTYLPSLLFRQDDYLTTNEEGFVAFVDKTLPVFSFSKLEKFGVDFFYQPRFAPNVNSWTRFAAGKGVEELYLEFDSDDLDEDVRYELPQVLYTNSSFKSLGFSLCRVIPKGNVAWNSLKKLSIGYVKLSDGVIEKILAGSPVLEVLELCNYGGFSRLDLSNTSVKKLILREFWEGYVPDREHDNDSEEDDEDDDSESEEEESDGEDDDDGENNFFYLNIEHDNSEEEAEDGEHNYSEEEESDGEHNDSEEEESDGELNSSEEEESDGEHNDSEEEESDGKLNSSEEEESDGEHNNSEEEEDDGEHGDSEEDDGEHDDSEEDDGEHDDSEEDEVDSEHDNERLEISAPYLRSLEISGCIPRNCQLRNISSLVDATLDCDLDRYDDNERIQDTLRGLLESLVHVKRLTLGAQAAKLFKFLDRISGRRGFVFVWMCFVVALPKENSSMPCSPFVGNAIWKTLFFFFFL, translated from the exons ATGGCCGGCGACGACCGCATCACTGCATTGCCCGAATCCGTACTCGTCCACATCCTCTCCTTCCTACCTGTCCGAGACGCCATCAAAACCGAAGCCTTGTCGAAACGATGGCAATTCCTCTGGACTTACCTCCCATCCCTCCTCTTCCGTCAAGATGACTACCTCACAACAAACGAGGAGGGATTCGTCGCCTTCGTTGACAAAACCCTTCCCGTCTTCAGCTTCTCCAAGCTCGAGAAATTCGGGGTCGATTTCTTTTACCAGCCGCGTTTCGCTCCGAATGTGAATTCGTGGACTCGATTTGCAGCGGGGAAGGGCGTGGAGGAGCTTTACCTCGAATTCGACTCCGATGATTTGGACGAGGACGTACGGTACGAGTTGCCACAGGTTTTGTATACGAATTCATCGTTCAAAAGTTTGGGTTTCTCGTTGTGTAGGGTTATTCCTAAAGGAAATGTTGCCTGGAATTCGCTAAAGAAACTGTCGATTGGGTATGTGAAGTTGAGTGATGGTGTGATTGAAAAGATATTAGCTGGTAGTCCTGTGTTGGAAGTATTGGAATTGTGTAACTATGGGGGTTTTAGTCGTTTGGACCTCAGTAATACCAGTGTGAAAAAATTGATCCTTAGAGAGTTTTGGGAAGGATATGTACCGGATAGGGAACACGATAATGACtctgaagaagatgatgaagatgacGATAGTGAATCTGAAGAAGAGGAATCTGATGGCGAAGACGACGACGATggggaaaacaattttttttatttgaacatCGAACACGACAACTCTGAAGAAGAGGCAGAGGATGGGGAACACAACTACTCTGAAGAAGAGGAATCTGATGGCGAACACAATGACTCTGAAGAAGAGGAATCTGATGGCGAACTCAACTCCTCTGAAGAAGAGGAATCTGATGGTGAACACAATGACTCTGAAGAAGAGGAATCTGATGGCAAACTCAACTCCTCTGAAGAAGAGGAATCTGATGGCGAACACAACAACTctgaagaagaggaagatgatggGGAACATGGTGACTCTGAGGAAGATGATGGGGAACACGATGACTCTGAAGAAGATGACGGGGAACACGATGACtctgaagaagatgaagttgaTAGTGAACACGACAATGAAAGGTTGGAAATATCGGCTCCTTATCTCCGGTCATTGGAGATTTCCGGTTGTATACCGAGGAATTGTCAGCTGAGGAACATATCATCTTTGGTTGATGCTACCCTTGACTGCGACTTGGATAGATATGACGATAATGAAAGGATCCAAGATACTTTAAGAGGACTTCTTGAGAGCCTTGTTCATGTGAAGAGACTTACATTAGGTGCTCAGGCTGCAAAG CTTTTCAAGTTTCTTGATAGAATCTCTGGGAGGaggggttttgtttttgtttggatgTGTTTTGTTGTGGCATTGCCAAAGGAAAACTCCAGCATGCCTTGCTCTCCTTTTGTTGGCAATGCCATTTGGaaaacattgtttttttttttttttttgtaa
- the LOC131313367 gene encoding myosin-2-like — protein sequence MAKRLTSTRSSLELMLDSLMQKDEQLPDVPPALPSRPVSRARLPSARRAVQLNVQKFGLRQDLNQIEGRKKGECGIKNGFVLSKIELPDLMNDTRERVLEIQRYFRGHQARCYYLKLKGGAIILQSFVRGESSRKDYLALSRRLAAIIVIQQHTKKWIEWRTAQKKKIAIICLQSVIRGWLTRLNCKENFRLLGTKPMEDMRTLDWRNPETKDYVQVSPSAIADLQSRLLRAETELGIKEEENAAIRQQLQKFDKKWSHYEAKMNSMEKIWQDQLTSLQISLAAAKKSLTSKCITDQPVIFDPFPLYPYHGADASTPLETNGTDGRIEEDIPELPCDTEPQQRNRRLNDNTQPREQCENEFHGNSSIDSELKSASLASSIAHDEELRKLKLKFETWKKDYKTRLQETTTMLQKVGHSEAKKSRKKWWK from the exons ATGGCGAAGCGCTTGACAAGTACTCGTAGCTCACTGGAGCTTATGCTGGACTCACTCATGCAAAAGGACGAACAGCTGCCGGACGTGCCGCCGGCGTTGCCGTCTCGTCCGGTGTCGAGGGCTCGCTTACCTTCGGCAAGAAGGGCGGTGCAGTTGAACGTGCAGAAGTTTGGGTTGAGGCAAGATTTGAATCAAATTGAGGGTAGAAAGAAAGGCGAGTGTGGTATCAAAAATGGGTTTGTTCTAAGTAAG ATTGAATTGCCAGATTTGATGAATGATACGAGGGAAAGAGTACTGGAGATTCAAAGATACTTTCGAGGACACCAAGCCCGCTGTTACTATCTCAAGCTTAAAGGAGGAGCAATTATACTGCAATCAT TTGTTCGTGGTGAAAGTTCAAGAAAGGATTACCTAGCACTGAGTAGAAGATTAGCAGCAATTATTGTGATACAGCAGCATACAAAAAAGTGGATTGAATGGAGAACtgcacaaaaaaagaagatcgCAATTATATGTTTGCAATCTG TGATCCGTGGCTGGTTGACTCGTCTTAATTGTAAGGAAAATTTCAGATTGCTGGGCACTAAACCCATGGAAGATATGAGGACACTAGACTGGAGAAATCCAGAAACAAAG GACTATGTTCAAGTTTCACCTTCAGCTATTGCTGACCTTCAAAGTCGGCTCCTTAGGGCAGAGACAGAACTGGGGAtaaaggaagaggaaaatgCTGCTATTAGACAACAACTTCAGAAGTTTGATAAGAAGTGGTCACATTATGAGGCAAAGATGAACTCAATGGAGAAAATTTGGCAAGATCAGCTGACATCTTTGCAG ATAAGTCTAGCAGCAGCCAAGAAAAGCCTTACTTCTAAATGCATCACCGATCAACCAGTAATATTTGATCCTTTCCCATTATATCCTTATCATGGAGCTGATGCTTCAACGCCCTTGGAAACCAACGGTACTGATGGAAGaatagaagaagatattccAGAATTGCCTTGCGATACAGAACCACAACAAAGAAACAGAAGATTAAATGATAATACTCAACCGAGAGAGCAATGTGAAAATGAGTTTCATGGCAATTCCAGCATTGACAGTGAATTAAAATCAGCGAGCTTAGCTTCCAGCATAGCTCATGACGAGGAACTTCGAAAACTGAAGCTCAAGTTTGAAACGTGGAAGAAAGACTATAAAACTCGGTTACAAGAGACAACAACAATGCTACAGAAGGTTGGCCACTCAGAAGCGAAGAAGAGCCGCAAAAAATGGTGGAAATGA
- the LOC131313657 gene encoding uncharacterized protein LOC131313657 has product MADDDRITGLPESVLVLILSFLPIHDAIKTEILSKRWQFLWTYLPSLRFIQDHATNEGFVAFVDKTLPLFNCSKLEKFGVDFDYQPRFAPNVNSWVRFAAGKGVEELCFDFYSVADGFVSYELPQFLYTNASFRSLGFSLCRVTPKGNVAWNSLKKLSIGYVKLSDGVMEKILAGSPVLEVLELYGYGGFNRLDLSNNASVKRLVLREFWGRYRPDSEHGDPEEDDEDGEHHYDSEEEEEEDDGEHDDFEEEEEEEDDGEHDDSEEEEEDDGEHNDSGEEEEDGEHDDPEQDEVDDGEYDEERLEISAPYLQSLEISCCIPRNCQLRDISSLVDATLDCEGSDDNNERIQDTLRGLVESLVHVKRLSLGAQATKVLVAMEAKGLSSRLLKCECVHTFLNKPDQPGMASIFKSSSNLETLFTEMSSTTNAESALPYRDCQGRPDHLASIQGLLDKTLANLRHLSAEHRPQGVQLNEMQVLLTEIQAGQQRQYETMEQFLSSQKQYCEKLEHFISEYTQRFGPPPPQ; this is encoded by the exons ATGGCCGACGACGACCGCATCACCGGATTGCCGGAATCCGTCCTCGTCCTCATCCTCTCCTTCCTACCGATCCACGACGCCATCAAAACCGAAATCCTGTCGAAACGATGGCAGTTCCTCTGGACTTACCTCCCGTCCCTCCGCTTCATCCAAGACCACGCGACGAACGAGGGATTCGTCGCCTTCGTCGacaaaacccttcccctcttcaACTGCTCCAAGCTCGAGAAATTCGGTGTCGATTTCGATTACCAGCCGCGTTTCGCTCCTAACGTGAACTCGTGGGTCCGATTCGCAGCGGGGAAGGGCGTGGAGGAGCTCTGCTTTGATTTCTACTCTGTAGCCGACGGCTTCGTATCGTACGAGTTGCCACAGTTTTTGTATACCAATGCATCGTTCAGGAGTTTGGGTTTCTCATTGTGTAGGGTTACTCCTAAAGGAAATGTTGCCTGGAATTCGCTAAAGAAACTGTCAATTGGGTATGTCAAGTTGAGTGACGGCGTGATGGAGAAGATATTAGCTGGTAGTCCTGTGTTGGAAGTATTGGAATTGTATGGCTATGGGGGTTTCAACCGTTTGGACCTCAGTAACAATGCCAGTGTGAAAAGATTGGTCCTTAGGGAGTTTTGGGGACGATATAGGCCGGATAGTGAACATGGCGACcctgaagaagatgatgaagatggCGAACACCACTATGActctgaagaagaagaagaggaagatgatggCGAACACGATgactttgaagaagaagaagaagaggaagatgatggGGAACATGACGACtctgaagaagaagaggaggatgatGGGGAACACAACGACTctggagaagaggaagaagatgggGAACACGACGACCCTGAACAAGATGAAGTTGATGATGGTGAATACGACGAGGAAAGGTTGGAGATATCGGCTCCTTATCTCCAGTCATTGGAGATTTCCTGTTGTATACCGAGGAATTGTCAGCTGAGGGACATATCATCTTTGGTCGATGCCACCCTTGACTGCGAAGGTAGCGATGACAATAATGAAAGGATCCAAGATACTTTAAGAGGACTTGTTGAGAGCCTTGTTCATGTGAAGAGACTTTCATTAGGTGCTCAGGCTACAAAG GTACTAGTGGCTATGGAAGCAAAAGGATTGAGTTCTCGACTGTTGAAGTGTGAATGTGTACATACGTTCCTCAACAAACCAGACCAGCCTGGGATGGCAAGCATTTTCAAAAGTTCATCTAATTTGGAGACATTATTCACGGAAATGTCCTCTACCACAAACGCAGAGTCAGCCCTTCCTTATAGAGATTGTCAAGGGAGGCCCGACCATCTCGCTTCTATTCAGGGTCTGCTTGACAAGACACTGGCTAACCTGCGCCACCTAAGCGCTGAACACCGTCCTCAGGGAGTCCAGTTGAATGAGATGCAAGTCCTGTTGACTGAGATACAAGCTGGCCAGCAGCGGCAGTATGAAACAATGGAGCAGTTCCTGTCTAGCCAGAAGCAGTACTGtgaaaaattggagcacttcaTCTCCGAGTACACTCAGCGCTTTGGACCCCCTCCTCCTCAGTAG